From Sporosarcina sp. Te-1, the proteins below share one genomic window:
- a CDS encoding F0F1 ATP synthase subunit epsilon, translating to MSTIKVNIVTPDGPVSETEANMVIAATETGEIGILPGHIAMVAPLKIGALRLKKGNSTEAFAVHGGFIEVRPDVITVLAQQAEKASDIDLARAERAAKRAEEALKAKADNLEAKLIELDLQRAINRINVHEMR from the coding sequence ATGAGTACCATCAAAGTAAATATCGTCACTCCCGACGGCCCTGTTAGTGAAACCGAAGCAAATATGGTCATTGCAGCCACGGAAACGGGCGAAATCGGGATTCTTCCCGGCCATATCGCGATGGTTGCACCTTTGAAAATCGGTGCTCTCCGCCTGAAAAAGGGCAATTCGACTGAAGCGTTCGCCGTTCACGGTGGCTTCATCGAAGTTCGTCCGGATGTCATTACCGTTTTGGCACAACAAGCGGAAAAGGCTTCCGATATTGATCTCGCTCGTGCAGAGCGCGCTGCCAAACGGGCAGAAGAAGCGCTCAAAGCGAAAGCGGATAATCTGGAAGCCAAGCTGATCGAACTTGATTTGCAACGGGCCATTAACCGGATAAACGTTCACGAAATGAGATAA
- the atpA gene encoding F0F1 ATP synthase subunit alpha has translation MGIKAEEISTLIKQQIENYQSEMEVSEVGTVIRIGDGIALAHGLDNVMAGELLEFSNGVMGMAQNLEANNVGIVILGPYTDIKEGDEVRRTGRIMEVPVGEELIGRVVNSLGMPVDGLGPIATTKTRPIESPAQGVMARKSVHEPLQTGIKAIDALVPIGRGQRELIIGDRQTGKTTVAIDTILNQADQDMICIYVAIGQKESTVRGVVETLRKNGALDYTIVVTASASQPAPLLYLAPYTGVTMAEEFMFQGKHVLVVYDDLSKQAAAYRELSLLLRRPPGREAYPGDVFYLHSRLLERAAKLNDTLGAGSITALPFVETQAGDISAYIPTNVISITDGQIFLQSDLFFSGVRPAINAGLSVSRVGGSAQIKAMKKVAGTLRLDLAAYRELEAFSAFGSDLDAATKAKLDRGARTVEVLKQDLNKPLKVEYQVVILYALTRGLLDDIAVHDILRFESEINNWLESNHTEVLDHIRTTKDLPSDDVMKEAINAFKKTFVPSEA, from the coding sequence ATGGGCATCAAAGCTGAAGAAATCAGCACGCTGATAAAGCAGCAGATTGAAAACTATCAGTCTGAGATGGAAGTAAGCGAAGTCGGTACGGTTATCCGAATCGGTGACGGTATCGCTCTTGCTCATGGCCTCGACAACGTCATGGCCGGAGAACTGCTTGAGTTCTCAAATGGTGTCATGGGTATGGCGCAAAACTTGGAAGCGAACAACGTAGGTATCGTTATCCTTGGACCATACACAGATATCAAAGAAGGCGATGAAGTACGTCGTACAGGCCGTATTATGGAAGTACCTGTCGGTGAGGAATTGATTGGACGCGTCGTAAACTCACTTGGTATGCCAGTGGATGGACTAGGTCCGATCGCTACAACAAAAACTCGTCCGATTGAAAGCCCTGCGCAAGGCGTTATGGCTCGTAAATCGGTTCATGAACCATTGCAAACAGGTATCAAAGCGATTGACGCGCTTGTACCGATCGGCCGTGGACAACGTGAATTGATCATCGGAGACCGTCAAACAGGTAAAACGACTGTTGCAATCGATACAATCTTGAACCAAGCGGATCAAGATATGATCTGTATCTATGTGGCAATCGGCCAAAAAGAATCAACAGTCCGTGGGGTTGTCGAAACACTTCGTAAGAACGGTGCACTTGATTACACAATCGTTGTCACAGCATCCGCTTCTCAACCGGCTCCACTTCTATACTTGGCTCCATACACAGGAGTCACAATGGCGGAAGAATTCATGTTCCAAGGCAAGCACGTTCTTGTCGTATATGATGACCTTTCGAAACAAGCAGCGGCTTACCGTGAGCTTTCCTTGCTCCTTCGCCGTCCTCCAGGCCGTGAAGCATATCCTGGTGACGTATTCTACTTGCACTCCCGTCTTCTCGAGCGTGCAGCGAAGTTGAACGATACATTAGGTGCGGGTTCCATTACAGCACTTCCATTTGTTGAGACACAAGCGGGGGACATCTCTGCTTATATCCCGACAAACGTTATCTCCATCACAGATGGACAGATCTTCTTGCAATCGGATCTATTCTTCTCGGGCGTACGTCCGGCGATCAATGCTGGTCTTTCCGTATCCCGTGTAGGTGGTTCCGCGCAAATCAAAGCGATGAAAAAAGTTGCGGGTACACTTCGTCTAGACCTTGCGGCATATCGTGAACTTGAAGCGTTCTCAGCTTTCGGTTCAGACCTTGACGCAGCGACAAAAGCGAAATTGGACCGTGGTGCACGTACAGTTGAAGTACTAAAGCAGGACTTGAACAAGCCGCTTAAAGTCGAATACCAAGTTGTGATCCTCTATGCGCTCACACGCGGACTTCTCGACGATATCGCTGTACATGACATCCTTCGCTTCGAAAGCGAAATCAACAATTGGCTCGAATCAAACCACACTGAAGTGTTGGATCATATCCGTACGACAAAAGATCTTCCGTCCGATGACGTGATGAAAGAAGCCATCAACGCATTTAAGAAGACGTTTGTTCCGTCAGAAGCTTAA
- the atpG gene encoding ATP synthase F1 subunit gamma, whose product MVSLREVQSRINSTKKTSQITKAMQMVSASKLNRAELNAKAFVPYMEKMQEVVGAIAGATTDSGHPMLVSRPVKKTGYIVVTSDRGLVGGYNSNVLRAVKRTIESRHSKDDVKIVAIGRKGLEFFNRLGYNVVDSLVGLSDHPSFDEIKSIATRAVGMFTEGEYDEVYLYYNHFISAISSEVTEKKLLPLTDLSPASTMSSYEFEPSAEVILETLLPQYAESLIYGAVLDGKASEHASSMTAMKTATDNASELIDSLTLVFNRARQAAITQEITEIVGGVAALE is encoded by the coding sequence GTGGTATCATTACGCGAAGTACAAAGCCGTATTAATTCAACAAAGAAGACGAGTCAGATCACGAAAGCGATGCAGATGGTGTCTGCTTCCAAGCTGAACCGTGCGGAATTGAACGCCAAAGCGTTCGTTCCTTATATGGAAAAGATGCAGGAAGTTGTCGGTGCGATCGCAGGTGCGACAACCGATTCGGGACATCCGATGCTAGTCAGCCGCCCCGTGAAAAAGACAGGTTATATCGTTGTCACCTCTGACCGTGGACTCGTAGGCGGTTACAACAGTAACGTGCTGCGTGCCGTAAAACGGACGATTGAATCCCGTCATTCGAAAGATGACGTGAAAATCGTTGCCATCGGACGGAAAGGCCTTGAATTTTTCAACCGCCTTGGATACAACGTCGTCGATAGCCTTGTCGGTTTATCGGACCACCCTTCTTTCGATGAAATAAAATCAATCGCGACTCGTGCTGTTGGCATGTTCACAGAAGGCGAATACGATGAAGTGTACTTGTATTACAACCACTTCATCTCCGCCATCTCCAGTGAAGTGACGGAAAAGAAACTGCTTCCACTCACGGATCTTTCACCAGCGTCAACAATGTCTTCGTATGAATTCGAGCCTTCAGCAGAAGTGATTCTCGAAACGCTTCTTCCGCAATATGCGGAGAGCCTCATCTACGGAGCCGTGCTGGATGGAAAAGCGAGCGAACATGCTTCCAGTATGACAGCAATGAAGACTGCAACAGATAACGCCAGCGAATTGATCGATTCGTTGACACTCGTATTCAACCGCGCCCGCCAAGCTGCCATTACTCAGGAAATTACTGAGATTGTCGGCGGGGTAGCCGCACTCGAATAG
- a CDS encoding ATP synthase subunit I yields MHTLREIFIRQKKALFFLLALFMLGWFFTDFKTIFAGLILGSLLGLYNFWILVRRMERFDRSITEGKGRSSLGTPLRFASGVAAAAIALAMPETFNLIGTVIGLMIPYAWLLIDRILFHAKNP; encoded by the coding sequence ATGCATACGTTGCGAGAAATCTTTATAAGACAAAAGAAGGCTCTCTTTTTTTTGCTCGCTTTGTTTATGTTAGGATGGTTTTTTACTGACTTCAAGACAATTTTTGCGGGTTTAATTCTCGGTTCCCTATTAGGATTGTATAATTTTTGGATACTTGTCCGTAGAATGGAAAGATTCGATCGTTCTATTACGGAAGGAAAGGGAAGAAGTTCGCTTGGGACGCCTTTGCGTTTCGCGTCTGGAGTAGCGGCAGCAGCCATTGCGCTTGCCATGCCCGAAACATTCAATCTGATCGGTACGGTGATCGGTTTAATGATCCCTTATGCCTGGTTGCTGATTGATAGGATACTATTTCACGCAAAGAATCCTTAA
- the atpE gene encoding F0F1 ATP synthase subunit C — protein sequence MIGSVGLLAAALAVGLGALGAGIGNGLIVSKTVEGIARQPEARGMLQTTMFIGVALVEALPIIATVIAFIVMNR from the coding sequence ATGATAGGTTCAGTTGGTCTATTAGCAGCAGCACTAGCAGTTGGTCTAGGGGCACTTGGAGCAGGTATTGGTAACGGTTTAATCGTATCTAAGACAGTCGAAGGTATTGCACGTCAACCAGAAGCACGCGGTATGCTTCAAACTACAATGTTCATCGGGGTAGCGTTAGTTGAGGCCCTTCCGATTATCGCAACAGTTATCGCGTTCATCGTTATGAACCGATAA
- the atpB gene encoding F0F1 ATP synthase subunit A, which translates to MNHENPSFVLFGLSFNPANIMMLFITCLIVFLIAFFSTRNLKVKPTGMQNFMEWVMDFVKGIIKNNMDWRTGGRFHVLGITLIMFVFVANMLGLPMAITWDHKLWWKSPTADPVITMTLATMVVALTHFYGVKMLGVKGYFKSYLQPLPLLLPLKIIEEFANTLTLGLRLYGNIFAGEILIGLLASLGASSAFGLAGALIPALAWQGFSVFIGAIQAFIFVMLTMVYMAHKVETDH; encoded by the coding sequence GTGAACCATGAAAATCCGTCTTTCGTTTTATTCGGATTAAGCTTTAACCCAGCCAACATCATGATGTTATTCATCACATGCCTTATCGTATTCCTGATTGCATTCTTCTCAACTCGCAACCTTAAGGTAAAGCCGACAGGCATGCAAAATTTCATGGAATGGGTCATGGATTTCGTCAAAGGAATTATCAAGAACAATATGGATTGGAGGACAGGCGGGCGATTCCATGTACTCGGTATTACGTTGATCATGTTCGTCTTCGTAGCCAACATGCTTGGCCTGCCGATGGCGATTACTTGGGATCATAAGCTCTGGTGGAAATCACCGACAGCCGATCCGGTCATCACCATGACACTCGCAACCATGGTCGTAGCTTTGACGCATTTCTACGGTGTGAAGATGCTTGGAGTGAAAGGGTACTTCAAGTCATATCTACAGCCGCTGCCCTTGTTGCTGCCGCTTAAGATTATCGAAGAGTTCGCAAATACGCTTACGCTCGGTCTACGTCTTTACGGTAACATTTTCGCAGGGGAGATTCTCATCGGACTTCTCGCGTCCCTCGGGGCTTCCAGTGCGTTCGGCTTGGCTGGAGCATTAATTCCTGCACTTGCTTGGCAAGGGTTCTCGGTATTCATCGGAGCAATCCAAGCTTTCATTTTCGTTATGTTAACGATGGTCTACATGGCACATAAAGTGGAAACGGACCATTAA
- a CDS encoding DedA family protein — translation MSMETVEAYIVQYGYMVIFVALFFGIVGIPAPEESFLFLIGLMAASSQLHVLTSSLSAVGGALAGMAIAYLAGRFFGMALIRKFGKYVGLTDEKVAVFQEKFRRRAVWTVFLGFFLPGLRQASPYIAGMLKMEGKRFIVTSIIGAITWIGLYIGLGFLSATYLPIKAEYVPYMGLAFLVILLVQVIRNAYKKKRNGGAST, via the coding sequence ATGTCGATGGAGACAGTTGAAGCATACATCGTCCAATACGGCTATATGGTTATTTTTGTTGCATTATTCTTTGGCATTGTCGGTATTCCTGCTCCTGAAGAATCGTTTTTATTCTTGATCGGCTTAATGGCGGCAAGCAGTCAGCTGCATGTTCTGACGAGCAGCCTCAGTGCAGTCGGTGGAGCCTTGGCAGGCATGGCCATCGCCTATTTGGCGGGTAGATTTTTCGGAATGGCGCTGATCCGGAAGTTTGGTAAATATGTCGGTCTGACGGATGAAAAAGTGGCTGTTTTTCAAGAGAAGTTTCGAAGAAGGGCCGTCTGGACTGTGTTCTTGGGCTTTTTCCTACCTGGCTTGCGCCAAGCGAGCCCTTATATTGCCGGAATGTTAAAAATGGAGGGGAAACGATTTATCGTGACTTCCATCATCGGTGCCATCACTTGGATTGGACTTTATATCGGTTTGGGTTTCCTCTCCGCGACCTACTTGCCCATCAAAGCGGAATACGTACCCTATATGGGGCTGGCTTTCCTAGTCATCTTACTCGTTCAAGTCATCCGCAATGCCTATAAGAAAAAAAGGAACGGAGGTGCTTCCACTTGA
- a CDS encoding DUF1146 family protein → MNSIFAYNPLLAILSHIFFIGLSFYALQAIMPEKIIKKNQVFRAQLLFILLSFAIGSAVSNFFLDISYWSGRIPTYFQ, encoded by the coding sequence TTGAACAGCATATTTGCATATAACCCGTTATTGGCAATTCTATCCCACATCTTTTTCATCGGACTTTCGTTTTACGCCCTTCAAGCCATCATGCCCGAAAAAATCATTAAAAAGAATCAAGTGTTCCGTGCGCAACTTTTATTCATTTTATTGAGTTTTGCAATAGGTTCAGCCGTATCAAATTTCTTTTTAGACATATCCTATTGGTCAGGAAGGATCCCGACCTACTTCCAATAA
- a CDS encoding F0F1 ATP synthase subunit delta, with amino-acid sequence MSQSVVAKRYATALFELAQKHGQTLSIQEELAELNKAFRENKGLGELLTSPDLSATKKKELLAGILTGANPLILNSLYVLLDAKRMDEVLNVFEEFHELANDAAGIADAKVYSTRPLTDLERNSISTTFAHKVGKQALRIENIIDPSLIGGIRLQIGNQIYDSSIGAKLDKLQRKLIGS; translated from the coding sequence ATGAGCCAATCGGTTGTAGCGAAACGTTATGCGACAGCATTATTTGAACTGGCGCAAAAACACGGGCAAACCCTTTCAATTCAGGAAGAATTAGCTGAGCTGAATAAGGCATTCCGTGAAAATAAAGGTCTTGGTGAATTGTTAACATCTCCAGATCTCTCGGCAACAAAGAAAAAGGAACTGCTTGCAGGCATTCTTACAGGTGCCAATCCGTTAATCCTGAATTCACTGTATGTCCTGCTTGATGCGAAGCGCATGGACGAAGTGCTGAACGTTTTTGAAGAGTTCCATGAACTTGCAAACGATGCAGCAGGCATTGCGGATGCAAAAGTATATTCCACACGTCCATTGACGGATCTTGAGAGAAACTCGATATCCACAACATTTGCACATAAAGTTGGCAAACAAGCTTTACGTATTGAAAATATCATCGATCCAAGCTTGATTGGAGGCATCCGCCTTCAGATCGGCAATCAGATTTACGACAGCAGCATCGGTGCGAAGCTCGATAAACTGCAACGTAAATTGATCGGATCCTAA
- the murA gene encoding UDP-N-acetylglucosamine 1-carboxyvinyltransferase, whose product MDKIIINGGRVLRGKVRVEGAKNAVLPILAAALLASEGPNIIRDVPNLSDVRTINEVVKSLNAAVEYDPEAGQVIIDSSKQLATEAHFEYVRKMRASILVMGPLLARHGFARVAMPGGCAIGSRPIDQHLKGFEAMGAEITFGNGHVEAKATHGLRGAKIYLDFPSVGATENIMTAAALARGTTIIENAAKEPEIVDLANFINEMGGKVVGAGTDVIRVEGVSKLYGTTHHIIPDRIETGTFMVAAAITGGDVVIENGVPEHNAALISKLGEMGVNITELDEGMRITAKYPLRAVDLKTMPHPGFPTDMQSQMMALMLTATGTGVLTETVFENRFMHVEEFRRMNANVKIEGRSVIISGPSKLQGAEVAATDLRAAAALILAGLHAEGVTRVTELDHLDRGYVDFHKKLKALGADIERVSSQTTEKQAQLV is encoded by the coding sequence GTGGACAAAATCATAATCAACGGTGGACGTGTTCTTCGCGGAAAGGTTCGTGTGGAAGGAGCCAAAAATGCGGTGTTGCCGATATTGGCAGCTGCATTACTCGCGTCTGAGGGTCCCAATATCATACGCGATGTTCCGAACCTTTCGGATGTCAGAACAATAAATGAAGTAGTAAAAAGCTTGAACGCTGCAGTGGAATATGACCCTGAAGCAGGTCAAGTGATCATTGACTCAAGCAAACAGCTTGCGACGGAAGCGCATTTTGAATATGTACGGAAGATGCGGGCATCTATCCTTGTTATGGGACCTTTGCTTGCTCGCCACGGCTTTGCACGTGTTGCCATGCCAGGCGGATGTGCCATCGGTTCTCGTCCAATTGATCAGCATTTAAAGGGCTTTGAAGCGATGGGTGCGGAAATCACGTTCGGCAACGGACATGTGGAAGCGAAAGCGACACATGGTCTTCGTGGAGCAAAAATTTATTTGGATTTCCCGAGCGTTGGAGCAACTGAAAATATCATGACGGCAGCAGCGCTTGCAAGAGGCACCACTATTATCGAAAACGCGGCGAAAGAACCGGAAATCGTAGATCTTGCCAATTTCATTAATGAAATGGGCGGTAAGGTTGTCGGTGCTGGAACAGATGTGATTCGTGTCGAAGGCGTTTCAAAACTATATGGGACAACGCATCATATTATTCCAGATCGGATCGAAACAGGAACGTTCATGGTGGCAGCGGCCATTACGGGCGGCGACGTCGTCATTGAGAATGGTGTTCCTGAGCACAATGCTGCTTTAATTTCCAAACTGGGCGAGATGGGCGTCAATATTACCGAATTGGATGAAGGGATGCGGATCACCGCAAAGTACCCACTACGGGCGGTTGACTTGAAGACAATGCCGCATCCAGGATTTCCGACTGACATGCAGTCGCAAATGATGGCGCTCATGCTGACAGCAACCGGTACGGGGGTATTGACAGAGACGGTGTTCGAAAATCGCTTCATGCATGTGGAAGAATTCCGTCGCATGAATGCCAACGTGAAAATTGAAGGACGTTCGGTCATCATCTCGGGTCCGTCGAAGTTACAAGGGGCAGAAGTGGCTGCAACTGACTTACGTGCGGCCGCCGCATTGATACTGGCAGGTCTCCATGCCGAAGGCGTCACACGTGTGACAGAGCTTGACCATCTCGATAGAGGATACGTTGATTTCCATAAGAAACTAAAAGCACTTGGTGCAGATATCGAACGTGTTTCCTCCCAAACAACTGAAAAACAAGCGCAACTCGTCTGA
- the atpF gene encoding F0F1 ATP synthase subunit B, with product MFGDTLVLLSANADAGFLASLNQRLNLGDIIVTVVFFTILMVLLKKFAWGPLMGVMDQRAELIANEIEAAEKSRLESQKLLEEQRALLKEARENAQSIVDNAKKQGEAQREELIVAARAEVNRMKESAALEIATEKEKAVAAVREEFVSLSILAASKVLGKEISEEDNRALIEETIVKAGEGR from the coding sequence GTGTTTGGAGATACCCTCGTCCTACTTTCGGCGAATGCCGACGCAGGATTTCTGGCTAGCTTGAATCAAAGGTTGAACCTCGGTGACATCATCGTTACTGTCGTATTCTTCACTATCCTCATGGTACTTTTGAAAAAGTTCGCATGGGGTCCGCTTATGGGTGTGATGGATCAGCGTGCCGAGTTGATTGCCAATGAAATCGAAGCGGCTGAGAAAAGCCGTCTTGAGTCTCAAAAACTTCTTGAAGAACAGCGCGCCCTTTTGAAAGAAGCGCGTGAAAACGCACAATCGATTGTTGACAATGCGAAAAAGCAAGGTGAAGCGCAGCGTGAAGAATTGATCGTCGCAGCTCGTGCTGAAGTCAACCGCATGAAAGAATCTGCAGCTCTTGAAATCGCTACGGAGAAAGAAAAAGCGGTTGCAGCGGTACGTGAAGAATTCGTTTCTCTATCGATCCTTGCAGCTTCCAAAGTTCTTGGCAAAGAAATTTCTGAGGAAGACAACCGTGCTTTGATTGAAGAAACGATTGTGAAGGCAGGCGAAGGCCGATGA
- a CDS encoding glycosyltransferase, translated as MKIVIFPFFRFPSGHSKVAEAIEERILDMYPGATVQTVDFLTYCNGLLGKFVSSFYMKLINTTPEFYQKAYRFFIMKEQNGGKKHVRRFSPLYFERKMLSLIEEEEPDLLVFTHSFPSSIFGRLIRKKKVSNIPAINAYTDFFINDVWAKSEVMYHFVPHPGVRDTLMETYGVPERNIFVTGIPVKKIYKSHSERRGLPLRNILVAGGNTGLFDLDSIASLLTSFPEIQFTLLCGRNKEYQQRLELFEFPNVTVKGYIQSCEEMNALYEQADAILTKPGGVTIAESLYKRIPIMICNHLPGQEQINMQHLTESGVAVAITERNKLSELLTDTALFEQMIMKMDAYVAGLKADVEGALEQVVLREFTKRAVPYYKPWNWQPGITGMKKIERELQR; from the coding sequence TTGAAAATTGTCATTTTCCCCTTCTTCCGTTTTCCGTCCGGCCATTCCAAAGTGGCGGAAGCGATTGAGGAGCGGATTCTGGATATGTATCCGGGAGCCACTGTACAAACCGTCGATTTCTTAACGTATTGCAACGGTTTACTTGGAAAATTCGTCTCCTCCTTTTATATGAAATTAATTAATACCACTCCGGAATTTTATCAGAAGGCTTATCGGTTTTTTATCATGAAAGAGCAAAATGGCGGAAAGAAGCATGTTCGCCGTTTTTCCCCCCTTTATTTTGAACGGAAGATGCTCAGTTTGATAGAAGAGGAGGAGCCGGACCTGCTCGTATTCACCCATTCCTTCCCGTCGAGCATCTTCGGCAGGTTAATACGTAAAAAGAAGGTTTCCAACATACCCGCCATTAATGCGTATACCGACTTTTTCATTAATGACGTATGGGCAAAATCAGAAGTCATGTACCATTTTGTGCCGCATCCCGGCGTGAGGGATACACTGATGGAGACCTACGGAGTGCCCGAGAGGAATATTTTTGTCACAGGCATCCCGGTCAAGAAAATATATAAAAGCCATTCCGAGCGCCGCGGCTTACCACTTAGGAACATTCTGGTGGCAGGTGGGAATACAGGATTATTTGATCTTGATTCCATTGCTTCCCTGCTGACGTCATTTCCGGAGATTCAGTTCACTTTATTATGCGGCCGCAATAAGGAATACCAACAGCGCCTGGAACTATTTGAGTTCCCGAATGTAACCGTAAAAGGCTATATTCAAAGCTGTGAAGAGATGAATGCGTTATACGAGCAAGCGGATGCCATACTGACGAAGCCGGGCGGGGTGACGATTGCAGAATCCCTCTATAAAAGAATTCCAATTATGATTTGCAATCATCTGCCAGGGCAAGAGCAGATCAATATGCAGCATTTGACTGAAAGCGGCGTGGCAGTCGCCATCACTGAGCGGAACAAGCTTTCCGAGCTCTTGACGGACACGGCGCTGTTTGAACAGATGATCATGAAGATGGATGCCTATGTTGCGGGTTTGAAGGCGGATGTAGAGGGGGCGCTGGAGCAGGTGGTCCTTCGGGAATTTACAAAGCGGGCTGTACCGTATTATAAGCCATGGAATTGGCAGCCGGGCATTACAGGTATGAAAAAAATAGAGCGTGAACTGCAAAGATGA
- the atpD gene encoding F0F1 ATP synthase subunit beta encodes MNKGQILQVMGPVVDVSFADGQLPAIYNALKVQIERPNAEAETLTLEVALHLGDDSVRTIAMSSTDGLKRGAEVIDTGAAISVPVGAATLGRVFNVLGDVIDLGEEVPAGERRDPIHRQAPSFEHLSTQVEILETGIKVVDLLAPYIKGGKIGLFGGAGVGKTVLIQELINNIAQEHGGISVFAGVGERTREGNDLYHEMTDSGVISKTAMVFGQMNEPPGARMRVALTGLTMAEYFRDEQGADVLLFIDNIFRFTQAGSEVSALLGRMPSAVGYQPTLATEMGQLQERITSTNVGSVTSIQAIYVPADDYTDPAPATTFAHLDATTNLERKLSEMGIYPAVDPLASTSRALSPEIVGEEHYEIARQVQSTLQRYRELQDIIAILGMDELSEEDKLVVGRARRIQFFLSQNFHVAEQFTGQPGSYVPVAETVKGFKEILAGRYDHLPEDAFRLVGRIEEVIEKAKSMGVEV; translated from the coding sequence ATGAATAAAGGACAAATCCTTCAGGTTATGGGTCCGGTTGTCGACGTTTCATTTGCAGACGGCCAACTGCCAGCGATTTATAACGCATTGAAGGTTCAAATCGAACGTCCGAATGCAGAAGCTGAAACGCTTACGCTTGAAGTGGCACTCCACCTTGGTGACGACTCCGTCCGTACGATTGCGATGTCATCGACTGACGGTCTGAAACGTGGCGCTGAGGTTATTGACACAGGCGCAGCTATTTCGGTTCCAGTCGGAGCAGCAACACTTGGACGCGTATTTAACGTACTTGGAGACGTAATCGACCTTGGAGAGGAAGTACCGGCTGGAGAACGCCGTGATCCAATCCACCGCCAAGCTCCAAGCTTTGAACACCTTTCAACACAAGTTGAAATTCTTGAAACAGGCATTAAAGTCGTTGACTTGCTAGCGCCATACATCAAAGGTGGTAAGATCGGTCTCTTCGGAGGTGCGGGAGTAGGTAAAACCGTACTAATCCAGGAATTGATCAACAACATCGCGCAAGAACACGGCGGTATTTCCGTATTCGCGGGTGTTGGTGAACGGACTCGTGAAGGAAACGACTTGTACCATGAAATGACAGACTCTGGTGTTATTAGTAAAACAGCGATGGTCTTCGGTCAAATGAACGAGCCTCCTGGCGCACGTATGCGTGTTGCACTTACAGGTCTTACGATGGCAGAATACTTCCGTGACGAGCAAGGTGCGGACGTTCTTCTCTTCATCGACAATATCTTCCGCTTCACGCAAGCGGGTTCAGAAGTATCTGCCCTTCTTGGCCGTATGCCATCTGCCGTTGGTTACCAACCGACACTTGCAACAGAGATGGGTCAGCTTCAAGAGCGGATCACTTCAACAAACGTTGGTTCCGTTACATCCATCCAAGCGATCTATGTACCTGCCGATGACTATACAGACCCGGCTCCGGCTACGACTTTCGCCCACTTGGATGCAACAACGAACCTAGAGCGTAAATTGTCTGAAATGGGTATCTACCCTGCGGTTGACCCATTGGCATCCACTTCACGTGCACTAAGCCCTGAAATCGTAGGGGAAGAGCACTATGAAATCGCTCGTCAAGTACAATCCACATTGCAACGTTATCGTGAGCTTCAAGATATCATCGCGATCCTTGGTATGGATGAGCTCAGCGAAGAAGATAAGCTAGTCGTCGGACGCGCACGCCGTATCCAGTTCTTCTTATCACAAAACTTCCACGTCGCGGAGCAGTTTACAGGCCAACCGGGATCTTACGTTCCTGTTGCCGAAACGGTCAAAGGCTTCAAAGAAATCTTGGCAGGTCGTTATGATCATCTTCCAGAAGACGCATTCCGTCTCGTCGGACGCATCGAAGAAGTTATCGAAAAAGCGAAAAGCATGGGCGTAGAGGTCTAA